From a single Peromyscus maniculatus bairdii isolate BWxNUB_F1_BW_parent chromosome 4, HU_Pman_BW_mat_3.1, whole genome shotgun sequence genomic region:
- the Large2 gene encoding xylosyl- and glucuronyltransferase LARGE2 isoform X3 has product MLPRGRPRALGAATLLLLLLVVVGFFLFGRDPEYGLRAAATFDGDPYGSRNRSASGLHPPLPPKCELLHVAIVCAGHNSSREVITLVKSVLFYRKNPLHLHLVTDAVARNILETLFRTWMVPALVIRFYDAEELKPLISWIPNTHYSGLYGLMKLVLPSILPLSLARVIVLDTDVTFSSDIAELWALFAHFSDKQVVGLVENQSDWYLGNLWKNHRPWPALGRGFNTGVILLWLDRLRQTGWEQMWTLMAKRELLTLTATSLADQDVFNAVIKEHPELVHPLPCVWNVQLSDHTLAERCYLEAADLKVIHWNSPKKLRVKNKHAEFFRNLHLTFLGYDGKLLRRELFGCPNQLPPGAEQLQQALAQLDEEEPCFEFRQQQLTVHRVHITFLPHQPPPPRPHDVTLVAQLSMDRLQMLEALCRHWSGPMSLALYLTDADAQQFLHFVETSPVLSARKDVAYHIVYRDGPLYPVNQLRNVALAQALTPYVFLSDIDFLPAYSLYDYLRASIEQLELGSRPRKAALVVPAFETLHYRFSFPNSKAELLTLLDAGSLHIFRYHEWPQGHAPTAYAHWREAQAPYQVQWAADYEPYVVVPRDCPRYDPRFVGFGWNKVAHIIELDAQEYELLVLPEAFSIHLPHAPSLDISRFRSSPAYRDCLQTLKEEFHQDLSRRYGAAALKYLTALQQSQSRA; this is encoded by the exons ATGCTGCCCCGAGGGCGTCCCCGGGCACTGGGGGCCGccacgctgctgctgctgctgctggtggtggttggCTTCTTCCTGTTCGGCCGAGACCCTGAGT ACGGACTACGGGCAGCTGCCACCTTCGATGGAGACCCGTACGGGAGCCGCAACCGCTCTGCCTCCGGCCTGCATCCTCCACTGCCACCCAAGTGCGAG CTGTTGCATGTGGCCATCGTGTGTGCGGGACACAACTCGAGCCGAGAGGTCATCACCCTCGTGAAGTCCGTGCTATTCTACAG GAAAAATCCGCTGCACCTCCACCTGGTAACGGATGCTGTAGCCAGAAACATCCTGGAGACGCTCTTCCGGACATGGATGGTGCCGGCTCTGGTGATCAGATTCTATGACGCTGAAGAGCTCAAG cccctgaTCTCCTGGATCCCCAACACGCACtactctggcctctatgggctaATGAAGCTAGTACTTCCCAGCATCCTGCCTCTCAGCCTGGCTCGAGTCATTGTCCTGGACACCGATGTCACCTTCTCCTCTGACATTGCGGAGCTATGGGCACTCTTTGCTCACTTTTCTG aCAAGCAGGTGGTCGGTCTCGTGGAGAACCAGAGCGACTGGTACCTGGGCAACCTCTGGAAGAACCATAGGCCCTGGCCTGCCTTGGGCAGGGGATTTAACACAG GTGTGATCCTGCTGTGGCTGGACAGACTTCGGCAaactggctgggagcagatgtgGACCTTGATGGCCAAACGGGAGCTCCTTACTCTGACGGCCACGTCCCTGGCTGACCAG GATGTCTTCAATGCTGTCATCAAGGAGCATCCCGAGCTGGTGCATCCCCTGCCCTGTGTCTGGAATGTGCAGCTGTCGGACCACACACTGGCTGAGCGCTGCTACTTGGAGGCAGCCGACCTCAAG GTGATCCACTGGAATTCCCCAAAGAAGCTCCGAGTGAAGAACAAGCATGCAGAATTCTTCCGAAACCTGCACTTGACCTTCCTGGGGTATGATGGGAAACTGCTGCGGAGAGAGCTCTTTGGCTGCCCCAACCAGCTCCCTCCTGGGGCTGAGCAG TTGCAACAGGCCCTGGCACAGCTGGATGAGGAAGAGCCCTGCTTTGAATTCCGGCAACAGCAGCTCACTGTACATCGTGTGCATATCACCTTCCTGCCCCACCAGCCGCCACCTCCCCGGCCTCACGATGTCACCTTGGTGGCCCAGCTCTCTATGGACCG GCTGCAGATGCTGGAAGCCCTGTGCAGGCACTGGTCAGGCCCCATGAGCCTGGCCTTGTACCTGACAGATGCAGATGCTCAGCAGTTCCTGCATTTCGTGGAAACTTCGCCAGTGCTCTCTGCGAGGAAGGATGTAGCCTACCATATAGTGTACCGGGACGGTCCCCTCTATCCAGTCAACCAGCTCCGCAACGTGGCCTTGGCCCAGGCTCTCACGCCCTACGTCTTCCTCAGTGACATCGACTTCTTACCTGCCTACTCCCTCTATGACTACCTCAG GGCCTCTATTGAGCAGCTGGAGCTGGGCAGTCGGCCGCGGAAGGCTGCtttggtggtgcctgcctttgaGACCCTGCACTACCGCTTCAGCTTCCCCAACTCCAAGGCAGAGCTGTTGACCTTGCTGGATGCAGGCTCTCTCCACATCTTTAG GTACCATGAATGGCCACAGGGTCATGCGCCCACAGCCTATGCCCACTGGCGGGAGGCCCAGGCACCATACCAGGTGCAGTGGGCAGCTGACTATGAGCCCTACGTGGTGGTGCCTCGTGACTGTCCCCGATACGACCCTCGCTTTGTGGGCTTTGGCTGGAACAAGGTGGCCCACATCATAGAGCTGGATGCTCAG GAATATGAACTCCTGGTGCTGCCCGAGGCCTTCTCCATCCACTTGCCCCATGCTCCAAGTCTGGACATCTCCCGCTTCCGCTCCAGCCCCGCCTATCGGGACTGTCTCCAGACCCTCAAGGAGGAGTTCCACCAGGACTTATCACGGCGCTATGGGGCTGCAGCCCTGAAATACCTCACTGCCCTGCAGCAGTCCCAAAGCCGGGCCTGA
- the Large2 gene encoding xylosyl- and glucuronyltransferase LARGE2 isoform X4 — METRTGAATALPPACILHCHPSARKNPLHLHLVTDAVARNILETLFRTWMVPALVIRFYDAEELKPLISWIPNTHYSGLYGLMKLVLPSILPLSLARVIVLDTDVTFSSDIAELWALFAHFSDKQVVGLVENQSDWYLGNLWKNHRPWPALGRGFNTGVILLWLDRLRQTGWEQMWTLMAKRELLTLTATSLADQDVFNAVIKEHPELVHPLPCVWNVQLSDHTLAERCYLEAADLKVIHWNSPKKLRVKNKHAEFFRNLHLTFLGYDGKLLRRELFGCPNQLPPGAEQLQQALAQLDEEEPCFEFRQQQLTVHRVHITFLPHQPPPPRPHDVTLVAQLSMDRLQMLEALCRHWSGPMSLALYLTDADAQQFLHFVETSPVLSARKDVAYHIVYRDGPLYPVNQLRNVALAQALTPYVFLSDIDFLPAYSLYDYLRASIEQLELGSRPRKAALVVPAFETLHYRFSFPNSKAELLTLLDAGSLHIFRYHEWPQGHAPTAYAHWREAQAPYQVQWAADYEPYVVVPRDCPRYDPRFVGFGWNKVAHIIELDAQEYELLVLPEAFSIHLPHAPSLDISRFRSSPAYRDCLQTLKEEFHQDLSRRYGAAALKYLTALQQSQSRA; from the exons ATGGAGACCCGTACGGGAGCCGCAACCGCTCTGCCTCCGGCCTGCATCCTCCACTGCCACCCAAGTGCGAG GAAAAATCCGCTGCACCTCCACCTGGTAACGGATGCTGTAGCCAGAAACATCCTGGAGACGCTCTTCCGGACATGGATGGTGCCGGCTCTGGTGATCAGATTCTATGACGCTGAAGAGCTCAAG cccctgaTCTCCTGGATCCCCAACACGCACtactctggcctctatgggctaATGAAGCTAGTACTTCCCAGCATCCTGCCTCTCAGCCTGGCTCGAGTCATTGTCCTGGACACCGATGTCACCTTCTCCTCTGACATTGCGGAGCTATGGGCACTCTTTGCTCACTTTTCTG aCAAGCAGGTGGTCGGTCTCGTGGAGAACCAGAGCGACTGGTACCTGGGCAACCTCTGGAAGAACCATAGGCCCTGGCCTGCCTTGGGCAGGGGATTTAACACAG GTGTGATCCTGCTGTGGCTGGACAGACTTCGGCAaactggctgggagcagatgtgGACCTTGATGGCCAAACGGGAGCTCCTTACTCTGACGGCCACGTCCCTGGCTGACCAG GATGTCTTCAATGCTGTCATCAAGGAGCATCCCGAGCTGGTGCATCCCCTGCCCTGTGTCTGGAATGTGCAGCTGTCGGACCACACACTGGCTGAGCGCTGCTACTTGGAGGCAGCCGACCTCAAG GTGATCCACTGGAATTCCCCAAAGAAGCTCCGAGTGAAGAACAAGCATGCAGAATTCTTCCGAAACCTGCACTTGACCTTCCTGGGGTATGATGGGAAACTGCTGCGGAGAGAGCTCTTTGGCTGCCCCAACCAGCTCCCTCCTGGGGCTGAGCAG TTGCAACAGGCCCTGGCACAGCTGGATGAGGAAGAGCCCTGCTTTGAATTCCGGCAACAGCAGCTCACTGTACATCGTGTGCATATCACCTTCCTGCCCCACCAGCCGCCACCTCCCCGGCCTCACGATGTCACCTTGGTGGCCCAGCTCTCTATGGACCG GCTGCAGATGCTGGAAGCCCTGTGCAGGCACTGGTCAGGCCCCATGAGCCTGGCCTTGTACCTGACAGATGCAGATGCTCAGCAGTTCCTGCATTTCGTGGAAACTTCGCCAGTGCTCTCTGCGAGGAAGGATGTAGCCTACCATATAGTGTACCGGGACGGTCCCCTCTATCCAGTCAACCAGCTCCGCAACGTGGCCTTGGCCCAGGCTCTCACGCCCTACGTCTTCCTCAGTGACATCGACTTCTTACCTGCCTACTCCCTCTATGACTACCTCAG GGCCTCTATTGAGCAGCTGGAGCTGGGCAGTCGGCCGCGGAAGGCTGCtttggtggtgcctgcctttgaGACCCTGCACTACCGCTTCAGCTTCCCCAACTCCAAGGCAGAGCTGTTGACCTTGCTGGATGCAGGCTCTCTCCACATCTTTAG GTACCATGAATGGCCACAGGGTCATGCGCCCACAGCCTATGCCCACTGGCGGGAGGCCCAGGCACCATACCAGGTGCAGTGGGCAGCTGACTATGAGCCCTACGTGGTGGTGCCTCGTGACTGTCCCCGATACGACCCTCGCTTTGTGGGCTTTGGCTGGAACAAGGTGGCCCACATCATAGAGCTGGATGCTCAG GAATATGAACTCCTGGTGCTGCCCGAGGCCTTCTCCATCCACTTGCCCCATGCTCCAAGTCTGGACATCTCCCGCTTCCGCTCCAGCCCCGCCTATCGGGACTGTCTCCAGACCCTCAAGGAGGAGTTCCACCAGGACTTATCACGGCGCTATGGGGCTGCAGCCCTGAAATACCTCACTGCCCTGCAGCAGTCCCAAAGCCGGGCCTGA
- the Large2 gene encoding xylosyl- and glucuronyltransferase LARGE2 isoform X1, translating into MLPRGRPRALGAATLLLLLLVVVGFFLFGRDPEYGLRAAATFDGDPYGSRNRSASGLHPPLPPKCELLHVAIVCAGHNSSREVITLVKSVLFYSHARLFPPKRKNPLHLHLVTDAVARNILETLFRTWMVPALVIRFYDAEELKPLISWIPNTHYSGLYGLMKLVLPSILPLSLARVIVLDTDVTFSSDIAELWALFAHFSGETPATLPWPAPSPAYPGSCCGLARSPHLQAAPSCPPLPDKQVVGLVENQSDWYLGNLWKNHRPWPALGRGFNTGVILLWLDRLRQTGWEQMWTLMAKRELLTLTATSLADQDVFNAVIKEHPELVHPLPCVWNVQLSDHTLAERCYLEAADLKVIHWNSPKKLRVKNKHAEFFRNLHLTFLGYDGKLLRRELFGCPNQLPPGAEQLQQALAQLDEEEPCFEFRQQQLTVHRVHITFLPHQPPPPRPHDVTLVAQLSMDRLQMLEALCRHWSGPMSLALYLTDADAQQFLHFVETSPVLSARKDVAYHIVYRDGPLYPVNQLRNVALAQALTPYVFLSDIDFLPAYSLYDYLRASIEQLELGSRPRKAALVVPAFETLHYRFSFPNSKAELLTLLDAGSLHIFRYHEWPQGHAPTAYAHWREAQAPYQVQWAADYEPYVVVPRDCPRYDPRFVGFGWNKVAHIIELDAQEYELLVLPEAFSIHLPHAPSLDISRFRSSPAYRDCLQTLKEEFHQDLSRRYGAAALKYLTALQQSQSRA; encoded by the exons ATGCTGCCCCGAGGGCGTCCCCGGGCACTGGGGGCCGccacgctgctgctgctgctgctggtggtggttggCTTCTTCCTGTTCGGCCGAGACCCTGAGT ACGGACTACGGGCAGCTGCCACCTTCGATGGAGACCCGTACGGGAGCCGCAACCGCTCTGCCTCCGGCCTGCATCCTCCACTGCCACCCAAGTGCGAG CTGTTGCATGTGGCCATCGTGTGTGCGGGACACAACTCGAGCCGAGAGGTCATCACCCTCGTGAAGTCCGTGCTATTCTACAG CCATGCCAGGCTCTTTCCACCCAAAAGGAAAAATCCGCTGCACCTCCACCTGGTAACGGATGCTGTAGCCAGAAACATCCTGGAGACGCTCTTCCGGACATGGATGGTGCCGGCTCTGGTGATCAGATTCTATGACGCTGAAGAGCTCAAG cccctgaTCTCCTGGATCCCCAACACGCACtactctggcctctatgggctaATGAAGCTAGTACTTCCCAGCATCCTGCCTCTCAGCCTGGCTCGAGTCATTGTCCTGGACACCGATGTCACCTTCTCCTCTGACATTGCGGAGCTATGGGCACTCTTTGCTCACTTTTCTGGTGAGACACCTGCAACTCTGCCCTGGCCTGCCCCTTCCCCGGCTTACCCAGGTTCCTGCTGTGGGCTAGCCCGGAGCCCACATCTCCAGGcagctccctcctgccctcccctcccagaCAAGCAGGTGGTCGGTCTCGTGGAGAACCAGAGCGACTGGTACCTGGGCAACCTCTGGAAGAACCATAGGCCCTGGCCTGCCTTGGGCAGGGGATTTAACACAG GTGTGATCCTGCTGTGGCTGGACAGACTTCGGCAaactggctgggagcagatgtgGACCTTGATGGCCAAACGGGAGCTCCTTACTCTGACGGCCACGTCCCTGGCTGACCAG GATGTCTTCAATGCTGTCATCAAGGAGCATCCCGAGCTGGTGCATCCCCTGCCCTGTGTCTGGAATGTGCAGCTGTCGGACCACACACTGGCTGAGCGCTGCTACTTGGAGGCAGCCGACCTCAAG GTGATCCACTGGAATTCCCCAAAGAAGCTCCGAGTGAAGAACAAGCATGCAGAATTCTTCCGAAACCTGCACTTGACCTTCCTGGGGTATGATGGGAAACTGCTGCGGAGAGAGCTCTTTGGCTGCCCCAACCAGCTCCCTCCTGGGGCTGAGCAG TTGCAACAGGCCCTGGCACAGCTGGATGAGGAAGAGCCCTGCTTTGAATTCCGGCAACAGCAGCTCACTGTACATCGTGTGCATATCACCTTCCTGCCCCACCAGCCGCCACCTCCCCGGCCTCACGATGTCACCTTGGTGGCCCAGCTCTCTATGGACCG GCTGCAGATGCTGGAAGCCCTGTGCAGGCACTGGTCAGGCCCCATGAGCCTGGCCTTGTACCTGACAGATGCAGATGCTCAGCAGTTCCTGCATTTCGTGGAAACTTCGCCAGTGCTCTCTGCGAGGAAGGATGTAGCCTACCATATAGTGTACCGGGACGGTCCCCTCTATCCAGTCAACCAGCTCCGCAACGTGGCCTTGGCCCAGGCTCTCACGCCCTACGTCTTCCTCAGTGACATCGACTTCTTACCTGCCTACTCCCTCTATGACTACCTCAG GGCCTCTATTGAGCAGCTGGAGCTGGGCAGTCGGCCGCGGAAGGCTGCtttggtggtgcctgcctttgaGACCCTGCACTACCGCTTCAGCTTCCCCAACTCCAAGGCAGAGCTGTTGACCTTGCTGGATGCAGGCTCTCTCCACATCTTTAG GTACCATGAATGGCCACAGGGTCATGCGCCCACAGCCTATGCCCACTGGCGGGAGGCCCAGGCACCATACCAGGTGCAGTGGGCAGCTGACTATGAGCCCTACGTGGTGGTGCCTCGTGACTGTCCCCGATACGACCCTCGCTTTGTGGGCTTTGGCTGGAACAAGGTGGCCCACATCATAGAGCTGGATGCTCAG GAATATGAACTCCTGGTGCTGCCCGAGGCCTTCTCCATCCACTTGCCCCATGCTCCAAGTCTGGACATCTCCCGCTTCCGCTCCAGCCCCGCCTATCGGGACTGTCTCCAGACCCTCAAGGAGGAGTTCCACCAGGACTTATCACGGCGCTATGGGGCTGCAGCCCTGAAATACCTCACTGCCCTGCAGCAGTCCCAAAGCCGGGCCTGA
- the Large2 gene encoding xylosyl- and glucuronyltransferase LARGE2 isoform X2, whose amino-acid sequence MLPRGRPRALGAATLLLLLLVVVGFFLFGRDPEYGLRAAATFDGDPYGSRNRSASGLHPPLPPKCELLHVAIVCAGHNSSREVITLVKSVLFYRKNPLHLHLVTDAVARNILETLFRTWMVPALVIRFYDAEELKPLISWIPNTHYSGLYGLMKLVLPSILPLSLARVIVLDTDVTFSSDIAELWALFAHFSGETPATLPWPAPSPAYPGSCCGLARSPHLQAAPSCPPLPDKQVVGLVENQSDWYLGNLWKNHRPWPALGRGFNTGVILLWLDRLRQTGWEQMWTLMAKRELLTLTATSLADQDVFNAVIKEHPELVHPLPCVWNVQLSDHTLAERCYLEAADLKVIHWNSPKKLRVKNKHAEFFRNLHLTFLGYDGKLLRRELFGCPNQLPPGAEQLQQALAQLDEEEPCFEFRQQQLTVHRVHITFLPHQPPPPRPHDVTLVAQLSMDRLQMLEALCRHWSGPMSLALYLTDADAQQFLHFVETSPVLSARKDVAYHIVYRDGPLYPVNQLRNVALAQALTPYVFLSDIDFLPAYSLYDYLRASIEQLELGSRPRKAALVVPAFETLHYRFSFPNSKAELLTLLDAGSLHIFRYHEWPQGHAPTAYAHWREAQAPYQVQWAADYEPYVVVPRDCPRYDPRFVGFGWNKVAHIIELDAQEYELLVLPEAFSIHLPHAPSLDISRFRSSPAYRDCLQTLKEEFHQDLSRRYGAAALKYLTALQQSQSRA is encoded by the exons ATGCTGCCCCGAGGGCGTCCCCGGGCACTGGGGGCCGccacgctgctgctgctgctgctggtggtggttggCTTCTTCCTGTTCGGCCGAGACCCTGAGT ACGGACTACGGGCAGCTGCCACCTTCGATGGAGACCCGTACGGGAGCCGCAACCGCTCTGCCTCCGGCCTGCATCCTCCACTGCCACCCAAGTGCGAG CTGTTGCATGTGGCCATCGTGTGTGCGGGACACAACTCGAGCCGAGAGGTCATCACCCTCGTGAAGTCCGTGCTATTCTACAG GAAAAATCCGCTGCACCTCCACCTGGTAACGGATGCTGTAGCCAGAAACATCCTGGAGACGCTCTTCCGGACATGGATGGTGCCGGCTCTGGTGATCAGATTCTATGACGCTGAAGAGCTCAAG cccctgaTCTCCTGGATCCCCAACACGCACtactctggcctctatgggctaATGAAGCTAGTACTTCCCAGCATCCTGCCTCTCAGCCTGGCTCGAGTCATTGTCCTGGACACCGATGTCACCTTCTCCTCTGACATTGCGGAGCTATGGGCACTCTTTGCTCACTTTTCTGGTGAGACACCTGCAACTCTGCCCTGGCCTGCCCCTTCCCCGGCTTACCCAGGTTCCTGCTGTGGGCTAGCCCGGAGCCCACATCTCCAGGcagctccctcctgccctcccctcccagaCAAGCAGGTGGTCGGTCTCGTGGAGAACCAGAGCGACTGGTACCTGGGCAACCTCTGGAAGAACCATAGGCCCTGGCCTGCCTTGGGCAGGGGATTTAACACAG GTGTGATCCTGCTGTGGCTGGACAGACTTCGGCAaactggctgggagcagatgtgGACCTTGATGGCCAAACGGGAGCTCCTTACTCTGACGGCCACGTCCCTGGCTGACCAG GATGTCTTCAATGCTGTCATCAAGGAGCATCCCGAGCTGGTGCATCCCCTGCCCTGTGTCTGGAATGTGCAGCTGTCGGACCACACACTGGCTGAGCGCTGCTACTTGGAGGCAGCCGACCTCAAG GTGATCCACTGGAATTCCCCAAAGAAGCTCCGAGTGAAGAACAAGCATGCAGAATTCTTCCGAAACCTGCACTTGACCTTCCTGGGGTATGATGGGAAACTGCTGCGGAGAGAGCTCTTTGGCTGCCCCAACCAGCTCCCTCCTGGGGCTGAGCAG TTGCAACAGGCCCTGGCACAGCTGGATGAGGAAGAGCCCTGCTTTGAATTCCGGCAACAGCAGCTCACTGTACATCGTGTGCATATCACCTTCCTGCCCCACCAGCCGCCACCTCCCCGGCCTCACGATGTCACCTTGGTGGCCCAGCTCTCTATGGACCG GCTGCAGATGCTGGAAGCCCTGTGCAGGCACTGGTCAGGCCCCATGAGCCTGGCCTTGTACCTGACAGATGCAGATGCTCAGCAGTTCCTGCATTTCGTGGAAACTTCGCCAGTGCTCTCTGCGAGGAAGGATGTAGCCTACCATATAGTGTACCGGGACGGTCCCCTCTATCCAGTCAACCAGCTCCGCAACGTGGCCTTGGCCCAGGCTCTCACGCCCTACGTCTTCCTCAGTGACATCGACTTCTTACCTGCCTACTCCCTCTATGACTACCTCAG GGCCTCTATTGAGCAGCTGGAGCTGGGCAGTCGGCCGCGGAAGGCTGCtttggtggtgcctgcctttgaGACCCTGCACTACCGCTTCAGCTTCCCCAACTCCAAGGCAGAGCTGTTGACCTTGCTGGATGCAGGCTCTCTCCACATCTTTAG GTACCATGAATGGCCACAGGGTCATGCGCCCACAGCCTATGCCCACTGGCGGGAGGCCCAGGCACCATACCAGGTGCAGTGGGCAGCTGACTATGAGCCCTACGTGGTGGTGCCTCGTGACTGTCCCCGATACGACCCTCGCTTTGTGGGCTTTGGCTGGAACAAGGTGGCCCACATCATAGAGCTGGATGCTCAG GAATATGAACTCCTGGTGCTGCCCGAGGCCTTCTCCATCCACTTGCCCCATGCTCCAAGTCTGGACATCTCCCGCTTCCGCTCCAGCCCCGCCTATCGGGACTGTCTCCAGACCCTCAAGGAGGAGTTCCACCAGGACTTATCACGGCGCTATGGGGCTGCAGCCCTGAAATACCTCACTGCCCTGCAGCAGTCCCAAAGCCGGGCCTGA